In Gordonia sp. SL306, the genomic window GCTGCGGATACCGCCGTGACGAACGCCAGGAATGCGATCAACGCGGCGCTCTCTGAAATCGGGGGCATCACGCCGGCCTCGATCGCCGCCAACCGCGGAGCGATCGACCCCACGCTGGCCGCCGGTGACAGCGAGGCAATCCGCAATGGCACCGCCACCCCACAGCAACGCGGACGATTCGCTCGAGCGATGAGCCTCACCCCTGAGCAGTTGACCAAGCTGCAGGCGGGCGAGCCGGTCGACATCGATCCGTCACGGCTGGCCAACATCAAGAATGCGTTGGCGGCGGACCCTGGGAACGGTGATCTGGCGAGCCCGGCAGTGACGGCGGCCATGGCTGCCGCTGAACAGCGAGGTAAAGATATCCGCGATGCCTATAGTCGGCCCAGGAGGTCGGTGGGTCAGGCGGGGATGAGTGCTGACGATATCGCCCGGCTCAATGGACTGGGTAAAACCATGGCGCGCGGTTCTGGTCTCCTTGGAGTAGCCGTCACAGGGTTTGACGAATTCAGCAAGTACGACAGGGGTGAGCAGGACGGAGGCGACGCTGCCGCCGCGACGGGCGGGGCGCTCGCCGGCGGTATGGTCGGCGGTGCGGCGGCTGGAGCGGTGGTCGGGTCTTTCGCGGGACCCGTCGGCACCGCGATCGGTGCCGGTATCGGTGCCGCAATTGGCAGCAAGGCGGGATCTGATGCGGCGAAGGTCGTGAAAGGGTGGTTCGACTAGTGGTGACTCGCAATACCAAGAAGCGCACGCGTGAACCTCGACATCTTGCGAAGTCGTTTCCCCGTGGGTTCTCGTACTACACCGCGGAGTTCATCAGCTTCGTCACCAACCGCTTGGTGGTATTGCCGACCGGTCTCGCGTTCATCGTCGGACTGTACTTCGGCGATGCGCTGTTCCACTGACGTAAGGAATCGTGACGACTCATGATTGCCGCCACCGAATATGCGATCGCCCGCTTCGGCTGCACGGTGACCTTGTGCGCGACAACGGAATCGCTGGACTTCACGCCTCCGCCCGCCTGGTACGAGCTGGATTCCGAGTCGGCGCACGCCGCGATGGCGAGTCGAGTGCTGTTGCGCTCGACCACTCCGACCCCGAGGTTTGTTCCCAACGTGGCCGTCCAGTACTTCGACCTCGGCGCGACGGACGTGATAGACCTCGCGGAGATCGACACCGGTTTCGACATCGGCGCCCTCGACAGTGGCACGATCCTGAATCATGACGTCCGACCTGACGGAAACCTCAGCGTGGACGAGGGCACCTATCGGGCCGACGGCGGGGAACTACGTGTCCGACGTTCGCAACTCGCCTACCTCACGCCGGTTGGCCACTCCATGTTGTCGATCGTGACGGCCACCACCGCAGTCGACGATTGGGACAGCACGGAATTCGAGATCAGAGACATGGAGGAGCGTTGGATCAGGACGACAATCCCAACAAGTGGCGTCAGATGAAGACGTACTTCACCGGGAAGGTTTCGATGCTCGTCACCTACCCGATCCTGGGCTTCGGTGCCGGCATGCTCATCGGCTACGTCACCGGCTGATCTGTGGTGCGCTCGGGGGTGCCGGCACCGGCCACGAGTGCTGTCGAAGGGCGGCCCAGTATCCTCGATCAGTGCACGTAATCGCCGACTGGCTCGTCGAGCTGGTGGAATCGGTGCCGTCGTGGGCGGTGTACCTGGTGACGTGCGCGGTCGTCTACGCCGAGACCTCCACCCTCATCCTGGGGCTGATCCTGCCCAGCGAGGCGACACTGCTGGCGGCAGGCGTCGCCGCGGCCGTCGGACCGACCTCGATCGGCGCCCTCGTGGTGGCGGTCTGCGTGGCCGCCGTCGCGGGCGACGTCACCGGCTACTGGATCGGGCACACCTCCGGGCATCGGGTGAAGGCGTCGCGAGCGGGGCAACGGTTCGGCGAGGAGCGGTGGAAGAGTGCCGAGGCGCGGATCGACCGGGACGGCATGGTCGCGGTCGCCACCGGACGATGGATCGGGTATGTGCGCACCCTCGTGCCACCGGTGGCTGGGATGACCCGGATGCGCCCGCTGCGTTTCGGCATCGCCGACGTCATCGGCGCCACCACCTGGGCGACCACCGTGCTGCTGGTCGGCTACTTCGCCGGCGCCGCGCTCGGCGCGACATTGCTGCTCTACGCCACCGCGGCGCTCATCGTCGGCGCGGGCGGCTGGTACATCTGGCGGAAGTGGCGGGCGCGGCGGTCGGCCTGAGGCACGGAGAACTCCCACCCGCACGCAATGCATCGCGTGTGGGTGGGAGTCTTGCGTGTTGTTGGCGTCAGGCGCCGCGGGTGGTCGCGGTCAGGTGCGGATACCCCTTGCGCCGGTTCAGGATCGACAGATCAAAGTTCCCAGCACCATCGATCCGCCGGGTGTAGAGATTCACCTTGGCGGGCAACAGGATCGGCTTGCCGAAGCGCACCGTGTAGGTGACGTCGTCGGGCAGCTGGGCCTCGACGTTGGCGATTGCCGCTGCGGCACTCCACATCCCGTGTGCAATGGCCTTCGGGAAGCCGAATGCCTTGGCCGTCAGGTTGCCCATGTGGATGGGATTGCGATCACCGGACGCCTCGGCGTACTGGCGAATGCTTCCGAGGTCCACGGACAGCACCGCGTCCGGGGGCGGCGGCGCGATCTCCTTGGGCGCAGGCCCGCGCGGTTCGTCGGACAGGCTGGTCCGCTGCTGCTTGAGGAACGTCGCCACCTGGGTGGTCACGAGTTCCGAACCGACGCTGACCTCCGAGATCATGTCGACCAGCAGGCCCTTGCGGTGCTCGCGCAGGTTCTCCGCATGTGTGTCGATGGTCAGGGGCTCGTCGACGCCGATCGGCCGAAGGCGGTGGATGCTGTTCTCGACATGCACCGAACCGACGGCGCCGAACGGAAAGTCGTTGTCGGTCATGACCTTCATCGCCAGCGGGAACTGCAGCACGAACGGATACGTGACCGGGAGCGTCGAGCCGAACCGTTGCCCGGTGACCCGCGTGTAGGCGTGCAGCCGTTCGGCATCCACGCGGACGTTCTCCAGGCGGTAGTGCCGGTCGGGGATGGTGGCGTCAGCGCGCACCGTGGCCGGCTTGCCGATGACCGGCAGCATGGCGCCGACCGCCTTGGAGTAGACCTCCGCGGTGCCCGGCGCGCTCGGGAGCGTGATCGTCTTGGCCATCACGCACCCAGGAATCCCTGGCCGCACACGCGGACCACGTTGCCGGTGATGGCGCTCGACGCCGGGCTCGCGAAGTAGGCCACGGTCTCCGCGACGTCGACGGTCTGGCCGCCCTGCTGCAGCGAGCTCATCAGGCGCCCGGCCTCCCGCGTGGCCACCGGGATGGCCGCGGTCATCTTGGTCTCGATGAAGCCGGGGGCCACCGCGTTGATGGTGATGCCCTTCTCCGCGAGGATCGGCGCATACGTGTCGACCAGCCCGATCACACCCGCCTTGGACGCGCCGTAGTTGGTCTGACCGCGGTTGCCTGCGATGCCCGCGATGGACGACACGTCGACGACGGAACCGCCCTCACGCAGCGCGCCCTTCTCCAGCAGGTCGTTGACCAACCGCTGCGGTGCGATCAGATTGACTCCGATGACCGAGTCCCAGCGCGATGCGTCCATGTTGGCGAGCAGCTTGTCGCGGGTGATGCCGGCGTTGTTGACGATGATGTCGATGCCGCCATGACGCTCGAGTGCGTGGTCGGCGAGCTTGGTGCCGGCGTCGTCGGCGGTGACGTCGAGCGGGAAGGCGGTGCCCTTGATCTTGTTCGCGGTCTCCGACAGGGCCTCGCCTGCCTGCGGGACGTCGGCGGCGATCACGTGGGCGCCGTCGCGGGCCAGCACCTCGGCGATGGTGGCGCCGATGCCGCGGGCGGCACCGGTCACCACGGCGACCTTGCCGGCCAGCGGCTTGTCCCAGTCGGCTGGGGCCTTCGCATCGTCGGCGCCGACCCGGATGACCTGCGCGTCCACGAATGCCGACTTCGCGGAGAGCACGAAGCGGACGGTCGACTCCAGCCCGGTCAGCCCGGTCTTGGCGTCGGGGGAGACGTAGACCAGCTGGACCGTCGCGCCCTTCTGCAGTTCCTTGCCCACCGAGCGGGTGAAGCCCTCGAGTGCGCGCTGCGCGACGTGCTCGTTCGGATCGCTGATCAGCTCGGGCGTGGTGCCGATGACCAGGAAGCGCGCCGACGGCGCGAGTGAGCGCATGTTCGGCGCGAAGAACTCGAACAGCTCACGCAGCTCTGCCGGCGAGGTGATCCCGGTTGCGTCGAAGACCAGGGCGCCGTACTTGTCGGCGCTGCGGCCGGTGGTGGCGTTCTGGATCACGTCGTAGTCGGGCGAGGTGAGGATCTCGCGCAGCGGCTCCACCACGCGGCCGGCGCCGCCGAGCAGCACGGGGCCCGGCAGGGCGGGTTCGGACGGCTTGTACCGACGCAGGGTGGGTGGGACCGGCAGGCCCGCCTGCTTGGCGATGAACGAACCGGGGGCGGAGTGGACGAAATTCGAGTACAGGCCAGTGGCTGCCACGGGATATCTCCTCAGGTTTCTTCGGCAGGTCGGTCAGACGGTGCGGTATGTGCGACGACGCCTGAGTGAGCGTCGTTCGACAACTAACTTACTCATGAGTAAGAATAGCTCATAGACATCGAACTACACCCCCTGGGAGATCGAAGTGGCTCAAGCACCCAAGACCCGCAGCACGCGTCCGGTCGCGATCCTCGGCGGCAACCGGATTCCGTTCGCCCGCCAGGACAAGGCCTATGCAAAGGTCAGCAACCAAGAGATGTTCACCGCAGCCCTCGACGGGCTGGTGAGCCGCTTCAACCTGCAGGGCGAGCAGCTCGGCATGGTCGCCGGCGGCGCGGTGCTCAAGCATTCGCGTGACTTCAACCTCATCCGTGAGTGCGTGCTCGGCTCGGCGCTCTCGCCGTACACCCCGGCCTTCGACATCCAGCAGGCGTGCGGCACCGGCCTGCAGGCGATCGTCGCCGTCGGCGACGGCATCGCGTCCGGTCGCTACGACGTCGCGGTCGGTGGCGGTGTGGACACCACCTCGGACGCGCCGATCGGTGTCTCGGAGTCGATGCGTCGTCAGATGCTCGAGGTCAACCGGGCCCGCAGCGTCAAGGACCAGGCCCTCGCCGCCCTGAAGCTGCTCCCGAAACTGGGCATCGAGATCCCGCGCAACGGCGAGCCGCGCACCGGGATGTCGATGGGTGAGCACGCCGCCATCACCGCCAAGGAGTTCGGCGTCAAGCGTGCCGATCAGGACGCGCTGGCCGCGGCCAGTCACCAGAACATGGCCGCCGCCTACGACAGCGGCTTCTTCGACGACCTGATCACGCCGTTCCTGGGTCTCACCCGGGACCAGAATCTGCGTGGCGACTCCACCGCGGAGAAGCTCGCCAAGCTCAAGCCGGTGTTCGGGGTCTCGCTGGGCGACGCGACGATGACCGCAGGCAACTCCACCCCGCTCACCGACGGTGCCTCGACGGTGCTGTTGTCGAGCGACGAGTGGGCCGACGCGAAGGGTCTGCCGGTGCAGGCCTATCTGGTGGACAGCGAGAGCGCGGCCGTCGACTATGTCAACGGGCCCGACGGTCTGCTGATGGCACCGACCTACGCGGTGCCGCGTCTGCTCGAGCGCAACGGACTCACCCTCCAGGACTTCGACTTCTACGAGATCCACGAGGCATTCGCCTCGGTGGTGCTCGCCACCCTGGCCGCGTGGGAATCCGACGAGTACTGCAAGGAGCGCCTTGGCCTCGACAACGCGCTCGGTGCGATCGACCGCACCAAGCTCAACGTGCACGGATCGTCGCTTGCCGCGGGCCACCCGTTCGCGGCCACCGGCGGCCGGATCATCGCGCAGGCGGCCAAGACGATCAAGGAGAACGGTGGCGGTCGTGCGCTGATCTCGATCTGTGCGGCCGGCGGTCAGGGCGTCACCGCGATCGTCGAGGGGTAGGCGCCACCAGCCCCCGACATCGATCCGATCACGCTCGGTGAAAAAAATTCTGGGATAGATGTAACGCGACGCAAAGTAGCGTAGATATACGAGTAGCTCCGGCTGAGCTGCCAGACCCCCGACCCGGCAGCTCGGCCGGGGCGCCTACTTTTCTCGGCGCCTCTCGCCACCACCCTTTTATAGTTCTCCACATATGGTTGATTTCGTGAGCACGTTTCCGACAGCGCGTACTGCGGTGCGCATCATGGTCGGTGCTCTCGCCGTCGTGAGCGTGGTACTTGCCACGGATCTCCTTCTGACCAAGGACAACACCGCACGCGGCGCTGTCGTGGCCGGTGTGCCCGCGGGCCATCTCGACCGTGACGAGGCCCAGGGGGTCATCGACGGTCTGTCGGCCCGCACCACCGAACCGGTCTGGCTGCGCACGGAGTCGGGCACCGCGATGGTCGACGCCGAGGCCCTCGGACTCACCTTCGACCCCGACGCGACGCTGGACCGGCTGATGGAGCAGACGAAGAACCCGTTCACGCGGCTGGCGGGCATGGTCGGCATGTCTCAGACGATCGACCCCGTCGTGCACATCGATCGGGCGGCCTTCGACAGCACGATCGACGAACAACAACCGACCCTCGAGAAGGCAGCCGTGGAGGGTGCGGTGCGGTATGAGGGCACCACTCCGGTCGAGGTGATGCCCATCGCGGGCGAGCGAGTCGCCCACGATGCCGCTGCCGCCACACTTGCCGAGAGGTGGTTGTACGGGCAGCCGATCGATCTGCCGGTCGAGGATTTCGACCCGACGGTCTCGGCCGACGTGGTCCGCGAAACTGCTGCCGGTCCCGCCGTCCGCGCCGTCGCCGGACCGCTCACGCTCAAGGGCTCCGACAACGCGACCGTGCGCCTCGCGCCCGCACAGCTCGGCTCGATCCTGTCCTTCGGCCCCGACGGCCAGGGCGGGCTGAAGCCGGTCATCAACCCGAAGAAGGGTGTTGCGCTGCTCGGTCCCCGGTTGGCGGCCACCGAACGCAAGCCCGTCGACGCCACGTTCTCGCTGCGCACGGGCAGCCCAACCGTCGTACCGGCCCGTGACGGCGCCCGGGTCGACTGGACGAAGACCTTCGCCTCGATCGCGGCGGTGACGACCGGTGCCGATGCCTCGGACGAACGTGTCGTCGAGGTGGCCTACCAGCCTCTCCCGGCACGTCTGACGACGGACGACGCTCGCAAACTCGGTGTCCGCGAGGTGGTCGGCGAGTTCACGACGTCGGGATTCACCAGCGCATCCGGTGAGAACATCCGCCTCGTCGCCGACGAGGTCGACGGCGCGCTGATCCTGCCGGGCAAGACGTTCTCGCTCAACACCCACACCGGACCCCGCGGGACCGCACAGGGCTACGTGACGTCGACGATCATCGACCACGGTCACGCCGCCAAGGCGGTCGGCGGCGGCATCTCGCAGTTCGCGACGACGCTCTACAACGCGTCGTACTTCGCGGGTCTCGAGGACGTCGACCACACCGAGCACTCCTATTACATCTCCCGCTATCCGGAAGCACGCGAGGCGACCGTCTTCGAGGGGGCGATCGACCTCGTGTTTCGCAACAACACGCCGCACGGGGTCTACATCGAGACGAACTGGACGCCGTCGGACGTGACGGTCCGGATGTGGAGCACCACCACCATGGACGTCGAGTCGATCACCGGCACCCGCCACTCCTACACCGAGCCGCCGCTGGTGAAACTGCCGAAGGGCGACGACTGCATGGCCTCGAGCGGCAGTCGCGGATTCACCACGTCCAACACCCGGGTGATCTCCGACGCGAAGAGCGGCGCGGAGGTGCGCCGGCACACCCGCACCGTCAAATACGATCCGGAACCGAAGGTCGCCTGCGTCTGACGGTCTGCTGGTGAGTGCCACCGAACAATCGCTCGGTGGCGGGTGTCGGCGATGCCATCCTGCGATGTAATCTCCACCTCGTGGATATCAATGGAGCAAGTGCAATTGTCACGGGCGGCGCATCCGGTATCGGTGCGGCGGCGGTTCGCCAGCTGGCGGCCAAGGGGGCCAAGGTCGTCGTCGCCGACCTGCAGGCCGACAAGGGCGAGGAGCTGGCCAAGGAAGTCGGGGGCACCTTTGTGCGCGTCGACGTCACCGACACCGCGCAGATCGAGGCGGCCGTCACCAAGGCCACCGAACTCGGCCCGCTGCGGGCCCTGGTGAACTCGGCAGGCATCGGCTGGGCCCAGCGCACCATCGGCAAGGACGGCGAGTTCTCGTCGGCCCACGATCTCGATGCCTACAAGAAGGTCATCGCCATCAACCTGATCGGTACCTTCGACTGCATCCGGCTCGCCGCGACCGCGATGAGCCGCAACGAGCCGCTCGAGTCGGGCGAACGCGGTGCGGTCGTCTCGATGGCCAGTGTCGCGGCCTTCGACGGTCAGATCGGCCAGGCCTCGTACTCGTCGTCGAAGGGCGGCGTCGTCGGCATGACCCTGCCGGTCGCGCGTGATCTCGCCGCGGTGGGCGTGCGCGTCAACACCATCGCCCCCGGCCTGATCGACACCCCGATCTACGGTGAGGGAGAGGCCTCGGAGGCCTTCAAGGCGAAGCTCGGCGAGTCCGTGCTGTTCCCGCATCGTCTCGGCAAGCCGGACGAACTGGCGTCGATGGTCGTCGAGCTGGTCACCAACTCGTACATGAACGCCGAGGTCATCCGCGTCGACGGAGGCATCCGGATGCCACCGAAGTAGTCGTTCCCGTACTCGGACCTGCCCCCGGCTCGCGATGTCGAGCCGGGGGCAGTTCTCTGTTGGGCGCCTCGTCGTCGACGAAGCCGATGCCATTCGAATGGTAGCTTCGATGCCATGAAGACCACCATTGATCGGTCGGGGCGGATCGTCGTTCCCAAAGAGCTGCGCGACCGCGTGGGGCTCGTGCCCGGAGAGGTGGAGATCACCGTGTCGGGGAGCGGCCTCGTCCTCGAGCCCGTGGCGACCGACGAGTTACTGGCCGACGACGACGGTCTGCTGATCCTGCCTGCCGGTGGTGCCGAATTGTCGAGCGACGACATCCGTGAGTTGCGCCTTGGCGACCAACGCTGACACGATCCTGCTCGACACGAGCGCGGCTATCGCACTCGTTCGTCCGGAACAGTCCGGGCACCGGGCTGTTCGCGCGGCGGTGCGAGGCCTCGTGCTGGGCCTCAGTGGGCATGCCGCCTTCGAGACCTACTCCGTGCTCACGCGATTACCGCCGCCGCAGCGTCTGACAGCGTCGGCCGCCGCCCGGCTCATCAAGACCGACTTCCCGTTCGAGTGCCATCTGGCTCCGGGAACCGCGGCACAGCTGATCGAATCATTCTCTGCGGCAGGCATATCCGGGGGCGCGGTATACGACGGTCTGGTCGCCTCCGCGGCAGTGGCGGCGGGGCTCCCGTTGGTCAGCGTGGACCGTCGAGCCGAACACATCTATCGGTCTCTCGGGGTGCAGCTCCGCATGCTGTGAACTCGGTCGATGCCCCGCGGTCTGTCCCCGAAAACAGTTCTTCCCCCGGCTCTGCGTTCTCTCCCCGCATGCATGCGGAGGATGAGAACGGAACCGGGGGAAGAACTTCGGTCAGGTGAGGTGACGGCCGATCAGAAGACCGCTTCGTCGATCTCCATGATGTCCGCGTCGATGTTCTCGACGGTGCCGCGCACGGCGGTCAGCAGCGGGAGCATGGACTTCGCGAAGAAGCTGGCGACCGCGACCTTGCCCTCGTAGAAGGACTTGTCGTCGTCCGAGGCGCCGGCGTCGAGAGCGGAGAGTGCCACCTCGGCCTGACGCAGCAGCAGCCAGCCGATGAGGAGGTCGCCCACCGACAGCAGGAAACGCACCGAGCCGAGGCCCACCTTGTAGAGCTCCTGCGGGTTCTCCTGGGCGTTCATCAGGTAGCCGGTGAGGCTCGCGGCCATGGCCTGCACGTCGTCGACGGCGGTCTTGAGCAGCGCCCGCTCGGACTTCAGGCGACCGTTGCCACCCTCGGCATCGAGGAACTTCTGGATCTCTCCCGAGACGTGCGCGAGGGCCTGGCCCTTGTCGCGGATGATCTTGCGGAAGAAGAAGTCCTGCGCCTGGATGGCCGTGGTGCCCTCGTAGAGCGAGTCGATCTTCGAGTCACGGATGTACTGCTCGATCGGGTAGTCCTGCAGGAAGCCGGAACCGCCGAGGGTCTGCAGCGACTCGTGGCCGAGGGTGCCGTAGGCGCGCTCGGAGCCGACGCCCTTGACGATCGGCAGCAGCAGGTCGTTGACCTTGTGCGCCATCTCGGCATCCGCGCCCGAGACGATCTGAGCGGCAACGGGATCCTGATGTGATGCCGTGTAGAGGTAGATCGCGCGCAGACCCTCGGCGTAGGCCTTCTGGGTCATCAGCGAACGACGCACGTCCGGGTGGTGCGTGATGGTGACGCGCGGCGCGGTCTTGTCGGTCATCTGGGTCAGGTCGGCGCCCTGCACACGCTCCTTGGCGTAGTCCAGAGCGTTGAGGTACCCGGTCGACAGGGTGGAGATGGCCTTGGTGCCCACCATCATCCGCGCGTGCTCGATGACATCGAACATCTGCGCGATGCCGTCGTGCACCTCGCCGACGAGCCAGCCCACGGCCGGCGTGCCGTGCTGGCCGAAGCTGAGCTCACAGGTGGCCGAGGCCTTGATGCCCATCTTGTGCTCGACGTTGGTCACGAAAACGCCGTTGCGCTCGCCCAATTCGCCGGTCTCGTGGTCGAAGTGGAACTTCGGCACGAAGAAGAGTGAGAGGCCCTTGGTGCCCGGCTTTGCGCCCTCGGGACGCGCGAGCACCAGGTGGAAGATGTTCTCGGTCATGTCCTGGTCAGCGGAGGTGATGAATCGCTTCACACCGTCGATGTGCCAGGTGCCGTCTTCCTGCTTGACGGCCTTGGTGCGGGCCGCGCCGACGTCGGAGCCTGCATCCGGCTCGGTGAGCACCATCGTTGCGCCCCAGCCACGTTCGGAGCAGATGGCGGCCCACTTCTTCTGCTCCTCGGTGCCGTTGTCGAAGAAGATGTTCGCAAAGCCCGAGCCCGCCGCGTACATGAAGACAGGCGGGTTGGCGCCGAGGATCATCTCGCCGATGGCCCAGTAGAGCGACCGCGGCGCTGGCAGGCCGCCGAGTTCCTCATCGATGCCGATCTTGTCCCAGCCACCCTCGACGAGGGCGTTGTAGGACTTCGTGAATCCCTCGGGGATCGCGACGCTGTGCGTCTCCGGGTCGAATACCGGCGGGTTCCGGTCGGCCTCGGTGAACGACTCGGCGATCGGGCCCTCGGCCAGTGTCTTGACCTCGCGAAGCATGTCGACGGCCGTCTCGTGGTCGAGATCGCCGAAGTCGCCCTCTTCGAGCACCTTGTCGAGGTCGAACATCTCGAACAGGTTGAAGTGGAGGTCGCGCATGTTGCTCTTGTAATGGCCCATGAAAGTTTCCTTCTCTGACAAGTCTGGGTGGGCTACGAGTCGTTCGGCGATCGCATAAGTTACTCGCCGGTAACCTAAGGATACCTCCGATCTCGTGCGCAGACCAACTCGATCCGGGTGTGATCAGCACTGACGGCTGCCAGCAGGGATTTCGGCCGTGACGTTCGGACGAAACGGACGGCGTTCGCGTCGTCGGCCGGGGCGAACGACGGCGATCGTGGCACCCAGGGCGACGGTGAGTCCGATGATCGTCGTCGGCGTGAGGGGTTCGCCGAACATCGCCGCGCCCCAGAGGGTGGTGACCGGCGGCATGAGGAACATCAGCGCGTTGACCGAGGTGACGCCGAGTCGGTCCACCAGGATCCAGTAGAGGCCGTATCCGCCGAGCGTCGACATCCCGATGAGCCACGCGATCGCCAGCCAGAATCCCGCGGCGGCCGGCGGCGTCGCGGTGCCGGTGACCAGGCAGATAGCGGTGAAGATGATCGCCGAGGTGGTGCAGTGGACCGCGAGCGACTCGGTACGGGTCAGCGTGGTGGTCGCGCGTCGATCCAGAAAGGTGGCCGCGACCAGGCTTGCCATCCCGGCGAGGGGGACCAGATAGGCCCACCAGGGTGCGGCCGTGGCCGACGTGGTGGCATCTGTCCACGTCACGATCGCCACTCCGGTGGCGCCGAGCAGGAGTCCGATCCACTGCCGGCCGCTCACGGCGGCGCCGAGGAGTGGTCCGGCCAGCACGGCCACTGCCAGCGGTTGCACGCCGTCGATCAGCGCGGTGGTCCCGGTGCTGACGCCGAGTCCGATCGCCCAGTACACGGTCAGGGTGTATCCGCACTGCGACAGCGCCCCGACGCCGACCTGGGCCGCCCAGCCGTGCCGCGCCCGGCGGGTGCCGGGTGAGCGGCGTGCGAGGACTGCGGCGACAACGGCGAGGGCCAGGGCGATGGGCACGAAGCGCCACATCAGCAGCGTGGTCGCCGGAGCGTCGGACGCTCCGAGCTTGGCCCCGATGAACCCCGACGACCAGGACGCGACGAACAGGATAGAGAGGCCGGTGCTCATCCACGCTGCTGATCCGGTGGCGGGTATACCGATCGGTGAAGTTCGCATGAGATCGACTTTACCGATCGGTGTAGTCTCTGTCATGTGACCACCGAGATCGATTGGACGCCGAAGGCGAGGGCGATTCTGGACGCCGCGTCGGACCTCTTCTATGCGCAGGGGATCCACGCCGTCGGCGTGGAGGCGATCGCCGAGCGGGCGGGCGTCACCAAGAGGACGCTCTACGACCGTTTCGGGTCGAAGGAGCGACTCGTGGTGGAGTACCTGCTCGCCCGGGACGCCTCATGGCGAGCATTCCTGGCCGACCGGCTGGCGGCCGCCGACAACGGTGTCGTCGCGCAGGTGTCCGCCGTCTTCGACGCGAGCCGCGGCTGGGCCGCCGAGCGAGGTCCCAAGGGCTGCAGCATGATCAACGCGCATGCGGAGATCAGCGACCCCGCGCATCCCGCCTATCCCGTCATCGTCGGACAGAAGCGGTGGATGCTCGAGCTCTTCACCCGGATCGTCGACACCGCGGGGACGCGGGTATCCGAGGCGATCGCCGCGCGCCTGATGCTGTTGCACGAAGGGGCGCTCGTCGCCGCGGGGATGGGTGTCGTCGAGGACGCGTTCGACGAGGCGAGATCGCTTGCCGTCGAGCTGCTGCGGTCAGAGCGCGTCGCGTAGATACCTCAGGTCGTCAGGAATGCCGTCGGCGGGCGTCTCGAGGATCACCGGCGCGTCCGCGGCCTTGGCGACCGCGGCCAGGACGGCGGGTTCGATGTGGCCGTCGCCGAGATTCGCGTGCCGGTCCCGCCCGGAGTCGAACTCGTCGCGCGAATTGTTGAGGTGCACCAGGTCGATGCGGCCGGTGATGCCCTTGACCCGTTCCACGAGTCCGACGAGGTCCTCGCCGCCTGCCCAGGCGTGGCAGGTGTCGAGACAGAAGCCTGCCTGGTCGAAATCGCCCACCGACTCCCAGAGACGGTCGATCGCCTCCAGCGTGCGGGCCATCGCGTGGTCGCCACCCGCGGTGTTCTCGATCAGGATCGGCACGCCGAAACCGCCCTTGTCGACCTGGCGATCGAAGAGCTTGCGCCAGTTGGCGAATCCCTCTTTCGCATCCTCGCCGTCGCGGAGATGGCCGCCGTGCACGACAAGTCCGA contains:
- a CDS encoding acetyltransferase; amino-acid sequence: MIAATEYAIARFGCTVTLCATTESLDFTPPPAWYELDSESAHAAMASRVLLRSTTPTPRFVPNVAVQYFDLGATDVIDLAEIDTGFDIGALDSGTILNHDVRPDGNLSVDEGTYRADGGELRVRRSQLAYLTPVGHSMLSIVTATTAVDDWDSTEFEIRDMEERWIRTTIPTSGVR
- a CDS encoding DedA family protein; translation: MHVIADWLVELVESVPSWAVYLVTCAVVYAETSTLILGLILPSEATLLAAGVAAAVGPTSIGALVVAVCVAAVAGDVTGYWIGHTSGHRVKASRAGQRFGEERWKSAEARIDRDGMVAVATGRWIGYVRTLVPPVAGMTRMRPLRFGIADVIGATTWATTVLLVGYFAGAALGATLLLYATAALIVGAGGWYIWRKWRARRSA
- a CDS encoding MaoC/PaaZ C-terminal domain-containing protein; translation: MAKTITLPSAPGTAEVYSKAVGAMLPVIGKPATVRADATIPDRHYRLENVRVDAERLHAYTRVTGQRFGSTLPVTYPFVLQFPLAMKVMTDNDFPFGAVGSVHVENSIHRLRPIGVDEPLTIDTHAENLREHRKGLLVDMISEVSVGSELVTTQVATFLKQQRTSLSDEPRGPAPKEIAPPPPDAVLSVDLGSIRQYAEASGDRNPIHMGNLTAKAFGFPKAIAHGMWSAAAAIANVEAQLPDDVTYTVRFGKPILLPAKVNLYTRRIDGAGNFDLSILNRRKGYPHLTATTRGA
- a CDS encoding 3-oxoacyl-ACP reductase; translated protein: MAATGLYSNFVHSAPGSFIAKQAGLPVPPTLRRYKPSEPALPGPVLLGGAGRVVEPLREILTSPDYDVIQNATTGRSADKYGALVFDATGITSPAELRELFEFFAPNMRSLAPSARFLVIGTTPELISDPNEHVAQRALEGFTRSVGKELQKGATVQLVYVSPDAKTGLTGLESTVRFVLSAKSAFVDAQVIRVGADDAKAPADWDKPLAGKVAVVTGAARGIGATIAEVLARDGAHVIAADVPQAGEALSETANKIKGTAFPLDVTADDAGTKLADHALERHGGIDIIVNNAGITRDKLLANMDASRWDSVIGVNLIAPQRLVNDLLEKGALREGGSVVDVSSIAGIAGNRGQTNYGASKAGVIGLVDTYAPILAEKGITINAVAPGFIETKMTAAIPVATREAGRLMSSLQQGGQTVDVAETVAYFASPASSAITGNVVRVCGQGFLGA
- a CDS encoding acetyl-CoA C-acetyltransferase, whose translation is MAQAPKTRSTRPVAILGGNRIPFARQDKAYAKVSNQEMFTAALDGLVSRFNLQGEQLGMVAGGAVLKHSRDFNLIRECVLGSALSPYTPAFDIQQACGTGLQAIVAVGDGIASGRYDVAVGGGVDTTSDAPIGVSESMRRQMLEVNRARSVKDQALAALKLLPKLGIEIPRNGEPRTGMSMGEHAAITAKEFGVKRADQDALAAASHQNMAAAYDSGFFDDLITPFLGLTRDQNLRGDSTAEKLAKLKPVFGVSLGDATMTAGNSTPLTDGASTVLLSSDEWADAKGLPVQAYLVDSESAAVDYVNGPDGLLMAPTYAVPRLLERNGLTLQDFDFYEIHEAFASVVLATLAAWESDEYCKERLGLDNALGAIDRTKLNVHGSSLAAGHPFAATGGRIIAQAAKTIKENGGGRALISICAAGGQGVTAIVEG
- a CDS encoding VanW family protein, whose translation is MVDFVSTFPTARTAVRIMVGALAVVSVVLATDLLLTKDNTARGAVVAGVPAGHLDRDEAQGVIDGLSARTTEPVWLRTESGTAMVDAEALGLTFDPDATLDRLMEQTKNPFTRLAGMVGMSQTIDPVVHIDRAAFDSTIDEQQPTLEKAAVEGAVRYEGTTPVEVMPIAGERVAHDAAAATLAERWLYGQPIDLPVEDFDPTVSADVVRETAAGPAVRAVAGPLTLKGSDNATVRLAPAQLGSILSFGPDGQGGLKPVINPKKGVALLGPRLAATERKPVDATFSLRTGSPTVVPARDGARVDWTKTFASIAAVTTGADASDERVVEVAYQPLPARLTTDDARKLGVREVVGEFTTSGFTSASGENIRLVADEVDGALILPGKTFSLNTHTGPRGTAQGYVTSTIIDHGHAAKAVGGGISQFATTLYNASYFAGLEDVDHTEHSYYISRYPEAREATVFEGAIDLVFRNNTPHGVYIETNWTPSDVTVRMWSTTTMDVESITGTRHSYTEPPLVKLPKGDDCMASSGSRGFTTSNTRVISDAKSGAEVRRHTRTVKYDPEPKVACV